In the Betaproteobacteria bacterium genome, GGGCAAGATCAAGATCCCACGCATTTCCCGCCGTTTCCAAGGCCGCGATGACGTTGTATCTATCCTTGGGGGCGCGGTTCTGGCTTAGTTTGAACTTGCCCAGGAGTTCGGTGACGATGAGTTCGAATCCGACGATGTGAGCCGCCATCGTTGTGAGGTAAGCCGGATCCGCGGGGAGTTGCCAATGGGTGCCATTTTCTTTCTCGAAGCGTTCGGTCAAGTTCGCGGTCAAGCGCAGGATGCTGGCTTCATCCTCGATCAACCGGCATGTTCCGCTGGCGTGCACGACGGCGTAATTCCACGTGGGGACGCTGGGATGCTGGCCATACCAGGCGGGAGAAATATAGCGGTGCGGGCCGTGGAAGATAGCGAGGTGACGGCCCTGAGAAAGACATTTCCAATGCGGGTTCGCGCGCGCCATATGGCCGCTCAGTGTCCCGTAGGGTGTAGTTCCGCGCTCTAGGGTCAGGGGAAGGTGGGTGACTTGAATATCGCCATCGGCGTGGCTCACCAAGGTGGCGAAGGGCGCGCTATTGATGAGACCGTGCATTTCGCCGGTGTCGCGTTCGTTGAAGTGGGTGGGAATGTAGATCATGAGAGCCGGTCTCGTGCAAGCTGGTCTGCTTGCGCTAGCCGCTCGGGCGTGCCCACGTCCAACCACAGCCCGTCGTATTTACACCCGCTTATATCGCCTTGCGAGATCGCTTGCTTCAAGAGCGGTCCCAATGCGGCGCGGGTACCCGGTACGATGTAGGCGAAGAATGACCGCTTGTAGACTCCGATGCCACTGAAGGTATAGGGCGGCGATGACGCGAATGTCACGCGTTTGCCCTCCAAGGAAAAATCGCCTTTTGCGTTGTGAGCCGGATTGTTCACCAGCACCAAGTGGGCATTCTTTGCGTGGGACGCCAGCATGGCGGCTCTTGGCAGCAGCGCCGCGAAATCGAAGTCGGTGAAAATGTCGCCGTTCACCACGACAAAACACTCGCCCTCCAAGAGGGGCAGCGCCTTGGCTATCCCCCCCGCGGTTTCCAGCGCGGTTCCTTCGCTGGAGTAACGTATGCGAACTCCGAAGCGGGAGCCATCGCCGAGGTATGACTCGATCTGGCCGCCGAGCCAGGCATGATTGATGGCGATATCGGCGAAACCCGCCGCTTGGAGGGCTTCCACATGCCATTGAATGAGGGGCTTTCCGCCCGCCTCCAGAAGACATTTAGGCGTGCGATCCGTCAGGGGCCGCATGCGTTCGCCACGGCCCGCGGCAAGAATCATGGCTTGGGGCATCGCGGTCGTCAAAACGTGAGCCCCGCCGTAATCGACTTGCCTTGCAGTTCGTCCAGCAACCGTATCATCGGATTTAGCTCGGCATAGCGCGCGCAGGCTTTGCGCAGGTAGGCCATCACCAGCGGAAGATCCTTGAGATACCCATCCTTACCATCGCGGTGCCACAGGCGCGCGAAAATTCCCAACACCTTCAAGTGGCGTTGCACCCCCATCCACTCGAAGTCCTTGTAGAACTCGCCGAAATCGGCGGGCACGGGAAGGGAGGCTTTGCGCGCTTGTTGCCAATAGCGCGCGGTCCAGTCCAGCACGCGTTCCTCGTCCCACGCGATGTAGGCGTCCTTCAGGAGCGATACCAAGTCGTAGGAGATGGGGCCATGGACGGCGTCCTGAAAATCGAGAATGCCGGGATTGGGTGCGCCGATCATCAAATTACGCGAGTGATAGTCGCGGTGAACGTAGACCTTACCCTCGTTCAAGTTGCGCGCTAAAACCGTATTGAAGACTGCTTCCAACCGCGAGCGTTGGCCAGGCGTTAGGGCCGTGTTGAGATGGCGCTGTATGTACCAGTCCGGAAATAACATCACCTCGCGGTGGAGCAACGCGTGGTCGTAAGCGGGTAATTGACCCGCTCGGCTAGCCAGTTGAATGCTTATCAAGGCGTCAATGGCATCGCTATAAAGGCCGCCGGCATTTTCCGGTGACAAGCGCTGTAGATAGGTTTGGGCGCCAAGATCGCTCAGCAGCAAGAATCCGGCGGCGAGATCTTGCTCCACGATGCGC is a window encoding:
- a CDS encoding nucleotidyltransferase family protein, whose amino-acid sequence is MILAAGRGERMRPLTDRTPKCLLEAGGKPLIQWHVEALQAAGFADIAINHAWLGGQIESYLGDGSRFGVRIRYSSEGTALETAGGIAKALPLLEGECFVVVNGDIFTDFDFAALLPRAAMLASHAKNAHLVLVNNPAHNAKGDFSLEGKRVTFASSPPYTFSGIGVYKRSFFAYIVPGTRAALGPLLKQAISQGDISGCKYDGLWLDVGTPERLAQADQLARDRLS
- a CDS encoding aminoglycoside phosphotransferase produces the protein MNRQQLLETWLHERLGQASLRIEPASADASFRRYFRVFVNGQTLIAMDAPPPQEDCRPFVHVAKLFHDAGVHVPRIVEQDLAAGFLLLSDLGAQTYLQRLSPENAGGLYSDAIDALISIQLASRAGQLPAYDHALLHREVMLFPDWYIQRHLNTALTPGQRSRLEAVFNTVLARNLNEGKVYVHRDYHSRNLMIGAPNPGILDFQDAVHGPISYDLVSLLKDAYIAWDEERVLDWTARYWQQARKASLPVPADFGEFYKDFEWMGVQRHLKVLGIFARLWHRDGKDGYLKDLPLVMAYLRKACARYAELNPMIRLLDELQGKSITAGLTF
- a CDS encoding FMN-binding negative transcriptional regulator, with the protein product MIYIPTHFNERDTGEMHGLINSAPFATLVSHADGDIQVTHLPLTLERGTTPYGTLSGHMARANPHWKCLSQGRHLAIFHGPHRYISPAWYGQHPSVPTWNYAVVHASGTCRLIEDEASILRLTANLTERFEKENGTHWQLPADPAYLTTMAAHIVGFELIVTELLGKFKLSQNRAPKDRYNVIAALETAGNAWDLDLARIMKPRAGA